TCCTTTCCAATTGGTGAAACCTTCAGAATATTTCATCGAGGTAGTAAATGCTACTTCAAAAAGGCCTGATAATAATAAATAGATCCAACTCATTGTATTCTGTGATTATGATTACAGAACAAATGTAGAGCGGAGAAAAAGGGAATCTTTTTACCTATGTTAAAAAATGAATTTACTTTTCTGACCGGATACGACTTAAGGTAACTTGTGTAATGCCTAAGTAAGAAGATATATGGCCCAACTTGACTCTTTGCAAAATCTCTGGGAATTTATCGATGAGTTGTAAATACCTACTTTTTGCATCTGTAAATTGGGTAGCGAGAATCTGTTCTTCCATCTCCAATAATGCCTGTTCTGCTAGTTTTCTCCCAAAGTTGGCTAGTTCTAAATTGGTATTGTATAATTCTAAAAGGGCTGTTTTGTTGATCTTTAAAAGGGTTGTATCTTCTAGCAATTCAATATTTTCTAATGAAGGTTTTGAGTGGACAAAATTTCCCAAGGAAGTGGCAATGTCGCCTTCGAAACCAAACCAATAGGTTACTTCTTTACCATTATTATTGGTATAATAGCTTCTCATCGCACCTTTTTTTATAAAGTATATGAAATGATGTACTTCTCCTACTTTAACTAAAAGGTCGTTCTTTGGCTTCTGTTCCTCCACCATTAAGTGACGTAGAAGTTCAAAGCTTTCTTCTGTAAGGCTATATTTATCGGTAAAAAGTTTTTTGATGGAATCCATAAGCGAAGATGATAATAAATAATGATTTGACTAACCTTATTTACCCAATAAATTTTTTCTGACAAGTGGTAAGTTTACTCGATTAAAGTAGGTGGAGATATCCTTCATGCCCTCAATAGCTTGTCGAATAAGTTCTAGTTTTACTTCTCCTTCACTGAGTAAATATTCTTCCTCAATGGCTTTTTCATCGATCCCTAAAATTAATAAGATAGCAGCAACAACAATTCCTGTTCGATCTTTACCTGAAAGACAATGTATTAATACGGGGTACTTTAATTGCTCATCTTCAAATTGCTTGATAATAGTATTCAACCAAACTCTCACTTCTTTTGTTGTGGTATCATATTTTTCGACCTTATTGGCCATAGGGAAATGATAGTAATCAATATCAAAATCATGATAATCAGGTCCATTTCTGAGGTTGAAGACAGATACTGTATTCTTGATTTCAGAGAGATCTTTAATATATTCAATACTACCTCCTCTAAATAGGCGGTTTTCAGGTAAACAGTCTTTATCTAGAATTAGGTTGATATATCCACCAAAGTCTCTAAAGTTTACGCATCCATCTGTGTAATCCAGTCCCATAATGTTTATACTATTAGGTAAAGTGGGTGATGTATTTGAAGTCTTTACTACCTATTATTATACCATTTTTTATGTTTGACCAGAAAAGTATTCAAAAAAATAGGCAGAGTTGGAGATCCCAATACTGCCTATATTGATGTATGTTATTTACTTCTTTTATAATGGGTAATAATACTCGCTTTGGCTAATGTATTACTCCATAAATAGTATCCTACTACTGCAGCGTTGGTATTTTCATCCAAACCTAAATAGTCTGTCTTGAGTGCATACACTGTGATAATATATTGGTGAATCCCATGCCCTTCAGGGGGGCAAGGCCCACCATATCCTTTGTTCCCATAATCTGTAATACTTTGGATTGCTCCTTGGGGGATTAATTGTAGTGATGGATTACCAGCACCCGATACGAGTTCTGTAATATCAGATGGGATATCAAAAACTAGCCAATGCCACCAACCACTTCCAGTGGGAGCATCTGGGTCATACATTGTAATGGCAAAACTCTTAGTACCTTCAGGTGCATTTTTCCATGATAATTGTGGTGATTGGTTTTTTCCAGTACATCCAAAGCCATTAAATTCTTCATTTATTGTTGCTTGGCCACCAAGATCATTACTTGATAAAGTAAATGTGTTCTGACAGATTGCAGCGCTTGAAAAAGCCAAAATAACAGTTAAGATTTGGAATAAATTCTTCATAATATTTACGTTTTTAATTCAAGTGTAAAATTATGAGCAACAGATGGGAACCTTGTGTTTAGTTCAGTCCAAAAAGTATTGAAAAAGGTTCAATTTGATTGATACTGTTTTGGAGTAATTCCAAACTTCTTCTTAAATGCTTGAATAAAGTTTGATAAACTCTCATATCCCATCGCTTCATATACTTCAGAAGGTCTTTTGGAATGGTTCTTCAATAACATGGCGGCATGTTCTAACCTTTGGTCTTGAAACCACTTACTGGGTGAACATTGATACTGTTTTTGAAATTCTCTTTTGAAAGAGGAGACACTCATGTTTAATAGAAACGCGAGTTCCTTAATTGTCAGTTTGTTAAGCTTACTACTTTCTACTGTCTGTATAAATTTCTGCTGCTGTTGGTTTTCTGCCACCAGAGCATATAAGAAGTCGATCCCTTTAATTTCTGTAAGGTATAACATGATCTCCTCAAATTTTGTGGAGAGTATATTTTGTTGAAGAGCAATGGAATGAGATGATAAATCCACAAGACTATCTACAAAACGCTGTATGAAAGCATCATATTGAAAAGAGAATGCCGAAGGTGAATTGTTGGGTTTCTCTAGATGCAAATTAAACTTTGTAATAAAGTGGAGAACATCTTCAGTAGAGAAAAAAAATAAAATACTTCTGTAGGCATTAGATCGACTTGAAAGCTTTTCCGTCATAAGACAATGGCCAGAAGTCATCAGTAAAAACTCGGAATTATCAATTGATTTGGATGAATCATTGAAGAAGACTTCCTTATTCCCTTCTTGTAGGAAGCTAAATGTATTTTTATTCAGTAAGATCTGTTGCTTCGAAATTTCTGCTGTGCTTTTATAATCATAAACTTTGATAGAGAAGCTATTATGGATATTTAATTCGTCTGGTAGTGTTATAGTTTTCATTTTATATAGCTGAAAGCGATAATATCAAGTGAATTTCATTGAAAAGAAGAAGCTATCCAAGAAACAATTTCATAATTAAAGTTTTCATTGAAAAATAGCAAGTACGGATAAGTTGATACTTAGAGGTATACTTTAATTTTGAGGAAACTTTAAATACTATGAAAAAAGAAACACACAATGAATATCAAAAGTCATTGAACTCTGTTATCGATTATATCAACGACAATCTTGATCAACATATTGATTTGAAAGTGTTGGCAGAGATCGCTAATATTTCAGAATTTCATTTTCATAGAATCTTTAAAGCTTTAATAGGAGAATCTGTAGGGTCTTATACCAACCGGATTCGTTTAGAAACCGCGGCAGGTTTATTAAGAGGTACAGCTCATTCATTACTTGTTATTGCCGAAAAAACTGGATATAGCAACCAACAATCACTTTCAAAAGCCTTTAAAAAGCATTTTGGGATAACACCTTCCGCATTTCGAAACATAGAATCTTTCTTCACTTCGAAGTTTAATGTGAATAAAATAAAGTCTTTGGAAATTCAACCAGAAGTAAGGCATGTAAAAAGTAGTCACCTCACTTACCTTAGAGTAATAGCAGATTACAACGATCAGGAAGAAAGTTATAAAGCTTGGTTTAAGCTTTGGGATTATGCAATGAATCACCAACTAATTAATGGAGAGAATGAACTGATTGGCTTTAACCTTGATGATCCAACAATTACAAAGAAAGATAGATGCAGGTATTATGCTTGTATATCTACTGAACATGCTGTAAAGCCTTTTGGAGAGTTTGGTTATCTGCTATTAGAGGAAGGGAAATATGCCGTATTTACGATTAAAGGTGCTTACAGTCAACTTGATGAGTTGTATGATTTTATTTATCAATCGTGGGTGTTCGAAAGTGACTATATATTAAGAGATAGTTGGCCGTTTGAAAAATACCTCAATACGATAGAGGAAGTAGAAGAAAAAGATTTACTAACTGAAATTTATATTCCAATTTTATGAAAAAGTTATCAATACAAAGTTTAATCACTGTATTCTGTGTATTAATTATAGGAGGTTTTGAGTCTGTGATTTATGCTCACCCTAAACCAAAAGAAACGTCTTCAAAAAAAGTAATTGTAGTAGGTGCAGGAATATCAGGTTTAATTGCTGGGTTACGTCTTCAGGAAATGGGTCTTGAGGTAGTGGTTTTAGAAAAAGATCCCCAAGTTGGTGGACGTGTTTATTCCGAAAAGCTGGGTGGAATCTATGCCAATCTAGGTGCTCAGTATTTTTTTAAAAGTGATAACGAATACCTCAATAAATATTTAGATAATGCAGACAAGTTTTATCCAGAAGGTGGTAAAGTAGCCGCAATTTGGCAGGGAAAAATGGTGTCTTCTTGGAACGAAAGTTTTTTCTTAAAACTCCCAATTGATAGGAAGGCGTTGGAGGATTTTGATGCATCCATTAAGAAAATGCAAAAATTGTATAGTCAATTTAGTACGGGTAGAGAATATATTTTTGATAAATATCCTAATTCACAGACTTGGGTAGATTTGGATCAACAAACAGCAGCAGAGTTATTATCTGAATATCACCCAGACGTAAAAAACTTATACAATATGTTTTTAATTCCAGAAGGTGGAGCTGGAGTAAGTGAGACATCTGCACTTTTACTTACGGGTTGGTATGGCCAAGCTAATGGAGAAGCAGGCAGTTATTTAATCCGCAACGGCAATCAGAAATTACCTCAAGCCATTGCCAACGATATTAAAAAAATGGGAGGAACCATTCATTTATCTAAAGAAGTAACTTCTATAGAAAACATAAATAATGGGGTGTCAGTGAAATGTAAAGATCAATCCGTTTATACTGCAGATTATGTAGTCGTTACGACACCTGCTTCAGTAACAAAGTGGATTGTAAAAGGACTCTCTGAAGAAAAGCAATCGGCATTAAATGCGGTGAAATATGGTGCGAGTATGGAAGTAGGGCTTTACTTGAAGAATCTACCAAAATCGAAACGTATCTCTTCTTGTATCTTTCATGATGAAGGAATAAATGCTTACATGGATCAATCGGAAAAAGTATTAAAAAATGAAACGGTAGTGAGTATTAATATAGCAGGCACTGAAATACAGAAATTATCAGATCAAGAAGTGGTTGAGAAAGTAACACAAACACTACAAAAGATCTATCCAGGATTTACCATGGAAAAAAATATTGCTGATTATTCAGTGAAGCGATGGAAAGATGGTATTGTGAAGTATCCTCCTAACTTTTTAAACACTTACCAAGAAGCATTACGGGAACGATCTGGAAATATCTTTTTTGGTGGAGACTATACACATAATCCGGCATTAGATGGTGCTGCTTGGTCAGGGATTAGAGCTGCTGAGCAAGTATTAAAGGCTGTAGAACAATAATTGAATTACAAATTAAATGGCTTATTCCTCTTCATTCTTTCAAAGAAGTGGGATAAGCCATTTATGATGTGATGAACTTTACTTATTCCGTTCCATTTTCTACAGGAACCAATAAGAATTTACTTGATGATCCATTTCTTCTAGCTTCTTTGAAGGGATAATATTCCTTAGAAGCATAAAAAGCAAGAGCATCATCTTTGGTAGCAAATTCAGCCACTAATGAGTATTGTGGTTTCTTTTCTCCTTCTAGGATTTCAATGTTGGATGTTCTAGTGACATATTTACCAGAAAATTTAGAAAGTAGAGGAGTAACTTTGATAAGATAATCCTGTACCCATGAAGGGTCTGTGATGTTCGTTTCTACAATTAAGAGGTGTTTCATACTTATTTAATTTAGTTTGTTTTTAGTAGAGTGCGAGTGATATTTATTTAGATGTGATCCTCAAGTTAGTCATATTTATTTTTAGTGCAAATGATATAACTATCAATGCATTAGCTTTAAAATAATTCCTAAAATACCTATACCTAAACACAAAGGTGAGAATAGTTTGGTATCCGCCTTCGCGAAATTAGTGTCATTAATTTTTTTGAAGAAACCAACGTAATTAAAATCTCCTATGGCTCTAACAATAAATAATACAGGTATGATCCACAGGCTAAATTGCACCATAAAACTAGGTAATGGAAGCAAAATAATACCAGTGCTATGAAGGTAAAACAAGCCAAAAGAAATTAGTATTGCAGCGACAATTAGAGTGGCTAATCTTGGTATAGCAACGACCTCTGCACCTACCCTCTTTGTAGGTATCACTTTACTGACTCCCCATGTTCCCCCCAATAGCCAATAGAAGTGTATTGCACCGAGTGTGATAAATATGAATGATAAACAAATGGAAATAATAGTAGGTATCATACGCTTGGAATTTGAAAGATATATGCAGTTTGTTTTCTATTAAATGAAGCAGT
The Flammeovirga agarivorans genome window above contains:
- a CDS encoding Crp/Fnr family transcriptional regulator, whose product is MDSIKKLFTDKYSLTEESFELLRHLMVEEQKPKNDLLVKVGEVHHFIYFIKKGAMRSYYTNNNGKEVTYWFGFEGDIATSLGNFVHSKPSLENIELLEDTTLLKINKTALLELYNTNLELANFGRKLAEQALLEMEEQILATQFTDAKSRYLQLIDKFPEILQRVKLGHISSYLGITQVTLSRIRSEK
- a CDS encoding YbhB/YbcL family Raf kinase inhibitor-like protein → MKNLFQILTVILAFSSAAICQNTFTLSSNDLGGQATINEEFNGFGCTGKNQSPQLSWKNAPEGTKSFAITMYDPDAPTGSGWWHWLVFDIPSDITELVSGAGNPSLQLIPQGAIQSITDYGNKGYGGPCPPEGHGIHQYIITVYALKTDYLGLDENTNAAVVGYYLWSNTLAKASIITHYKRSK
- a CDS encoding DUF3995 domain-containing protein, with amino-acid sequence MIPTIISICLSFIFITLGAIHFYWLLGGTWGVSKVIPTKRVGAEVVAIPRLATLIVAAILISFGLFYLHSTGIILLPLPSFMVQFSLWIIPVLFIVRAIGDFNYVGFFKKINDTNFAKADTKLFSPLCLGIGILGIILKLMH
- a CDS encoding DUF1330 domain-containing protein, whose protein sequence is MKHLLIVETNITDPSWVQDYLIKVTPLLSKFSGKYVTRTSNIEILEGEKKPQYSLVAEFATKDDALAFYASKEYYPFKEARRNGSSSKFLLVPVENGTE
- a CDS encoding flavin monoamine oxidase family protein, which codes for MKKLSIQSLITVFCVLIIGGFESVIYAHPKPKETSSKKVIVVGAGISGLIAGLRLQEMGLEVVVLEKDPQVGGRVYSEKLGGIYANLGAQYFFKSDNEYLNKYLDNADKFYPEGGKVAAIWQGKMVSSWNESFFLKLPIDRKALEDFDASIKKMQKLYSQFSTGREYIFDKYPNSQTWVDLDQQTAAELLSEYHPDVKNLYNMFLIPEGGAGVSETSALLLTGWYGQANGEAGSYLIRNGNQKLPQAIANDIKKMGGTIHLSKEVTSIENINNGVSVKCKDQSVYTADYVVVTTPASVTKWIVKGLSEEKQSALNAVKYGASMEVGLYLKNLPKSKRISSCIFHDEGINAYMDQSEKVLKNETVVSINIAGTEIQKLSDQEVVEKVTQTLQKIYPGFTMEKNIADYSVKRWKDGIVKYPPNFLNTYQEALRERSGNIFFGGDYTHNPALDGAAWSGIRAAEQVLKAVEQ
- a CDS encoding AraC family transcriptional regulator; this translates as MKKETHNEYQKSLNSVIDYINDNLDQHIDLKVLAEIANISEFHFHRIFKALIGESVGSYTNRIRLETAAGLLRGTAHSLLVIAEKTGYSNQQSLSKAFKKHFGITPSAFRNIESFFTSKFNVNKIKSLEIQPEVRHVKSSHLTYLRVIADYNDQEESYKAWFKLWDYAMNHQLINGENELIGFNLDDPTITKKDRCRYYACISTEHAVKPFGEFGYLLLEEGKYAVFTIKGAYSQLDELYDFIYQSWVFESDYILRDSWPFEKYLNTIEEVEEKDLLTEIYIPIL
- a CDS encoding helix-turn-helix domain-containing protein — its product is MKTITLPDELNIHNSFSIKVYDYKSTAEISKQQILLNKNTFSFLQEGNKEVFFNDSSKSIDNSEFLLMTSGHCLMTEKLSSRSNAYRSILFFFSTEDVLHFITKFNLHLEKPNNSPSAFSFQYDAFIQRFVDSLVDLSSHSIALQQNILSTKFEEIMLYLTEIKGIDFLYALVAENQQQQKFIQTVESSKLNKLTIKELAFLLNMSVSSFKREFQKQYQCSPSKWFQDQRLEHAAMLLKNHSKRPSEVYEAMGYESLSNFIQAFKKKFGITPKQYQSN
- a CDS encoding tyrosine-protein phosphatase produces the protein MGLDYTDGCVNFRDFGGYINLILDKDCLPENRLFRGGSIEYIKDLSEIKNTVSVFNLRNGPDYHDFDIDYYHFPMANKVEKYDTTTKEVRVWLNTIIKQFEDEQLKYPVLIHCLSGKDRTGIVVAAILLILGIDEKAIEEEYLLSEGEVKLELIRQAIEGMKDISTYFNRVNLPLVRKNLLGK